A stretch of the Aegilops tauschii subsp. strangulata cultivar AL8/78 chromosome 4, Aet v6.0, whole genome shotgun sequence genome encodes the following:
- the LOC109778185 gene encoding uncharacterized protein has translation MEASTPRGLSRLAAAAHRWSRSQAEPVAQPASPIRKRQIRPARTATTATKPLLRRSPCCQQPPPDAHGRRAAPPAALTAGAPTRQIRRHVWAPRDPPTAAPSATRPPPSAASAPGDVAPQRPAPTPRPSRREGPAPLLCARGSQKAWPPPDRASFARLGPLAATGEEEGGGGLRGGRTGSPPRRRAGAAREGEGRSRERVCIVGRRLFMFVHDGSVLGLSCRSRKTGTFL, from the exons ATGGAAGCCTCCACTCCCAGAGGACtgagccgcctcgccgccgccgcccaccgctGGAGCCGCAGCCAGGCCGAGCCAGTGGCCCAACCCGCGTCGCCCATCAGAAAACGCCAGATTCGGCCGGCAcgcaccgccaccaccgccaccaagccgtTGTTGCGCCGATCCCCTTGCTGTCAGCAGCCGCCACCCGACGCCCACGGCCGTCGGGCCGCGCCGCCCGCAGCCCTCACCGCAGGAGCCCCAACGCGCCAGATCCGCCGCCACGTCTGGGCCCCGCGCGATCCACCAACGGCCGCGCCGTCAGCCACGCGACCACCACCCAGCGCCGCCAGCGCGCCAGGCGACGTCGCGCCGCAGCGCCCGGCGCCCACGCCGCGCCCCAGCCGGAGAGAAGGGCCCGCGCCGCTCCTCTGCGCGCGGGGGAGCCAGAAGGCCTGGCCGCCGCCGGACCGGGCGAGCTTTGCCCGGCTAGGCCCTCTGGCGGCGacaggagaggaggagggaggagggggacTCAGGGGCGGCCGCACCGGAAgtcctccccgccgccgcgcggGGGCGGCGCGGGAGGGAGAGGGTAGGTCAAGGGAGAGGGTCTGTATCGTTGGAAGAAG GTTATTCATGTTTGTACACGATGGCTCCGTACTTGGTCTATCCTGCAGAAGCCGGAAGACAGGGACATTTTTATGA